In Ipomoea triloba cultivar NCNSP0323 chromosome 15, ASM357664v1, one genomic interval encodes:
- the LOC116007347 gene encoding abscisic acid receptor PYL2-like → MAERAQIPQGLTEEEFSELEPLIRRYHTFDHVPNTCTSLITQHIDAPASVVWPIVRRFDNPEKYKHFIKSCRMTGDGGVGSIREVTVVSGIPAATSTERLEILDDHNHILSFRVVGGEHRLNNYRSVTSVNQFPRRRGAHNNNNNNNNNNNGFYTVVLESYIVDIPEGNTGADTRMFTDTVVKLNLQKLGVVAMAALHGGGGGGGSGGHS, encoded by the coding sequence ATGGCGGAGAGAGCCCAAATCCCGCAGGGGCTAACGGAGGAGGAATTCTCGGAGCTAGAGCCGTTGATCCGGCGGTACCACACCTTCGATCACGTGCCCAACACATGCACGTCTCTGATCACGCAGCACATCGACGCGCCGGCGAGCGTGGTGTGGCCCATCGTCCGCCGCTTCGACAACCCGGAGAAGTACAAGCATTTCATCAAGAGCTGCCGGATGACCGGCGACGGCGGCGTGGGGAGCATCCGGGAAGTCACCGTCGTCTCCGGCATCCCCGCCGCCACCAGCACCGAGCGCCTCGAGATCCTCGACGACCACAACCACATCCTCAGCTTCCGCGTCGTCGGCGGCGAGCACCGCCTCAATAACTACCGGAGCGTCACCTCGGTCAACCAATTCCCCCGCCGCCGCGGGGCccacaacaataacaacaacaataacaataataataacggCTTTTACACAGTCGTTTTGGAGTCTTATATTGTCGATATACCCGAAGGGAACACCGGAGCCGATACGCGTATGTTTACCGACACGGTGGTTAAGCTGAATCTGCAGAAGCTTGGGGTGGTGGCCATGGCGGCTTTGCATGGCGGAGGCGGAGGCGGAGGTAGTGGTGGTCACTCATGA